One Aegilops tauschii subsp. strangulata cultivar AL8/78 chromosome 7, Aet v6.0, whole genome shotgun sequence genomic window carries:
- the LOC109742442 gene encoding uncharacterized protein, translating into MQRRRVGSRQNEQLGGKGMGLEEPRSTLLHLIFREGTSALVPSQPGEKIATYLVHPVDMSTGTDLKEEQAFNQLSRSAESRALERSFQLIPMPLLSCLP; encoded by the exons ATGCAGAGGAGACGGGTCGGCAGCAGGCAGAACGAGCAGCTGGGCGGCAAGGGCATGGGGCTGGAGGAACCAAGATCGACACTTCTCCATCTGATCTTCCGCGAGGGAACGAG TGCACTTGTACCATCTCAGCCAGGCGAGAAAATTGCAACATATCTTGTTCATCCAGTAGATATGTCAACAGGAACAGATTTGAAGGAAGAACAAGCATTCAACCAACTCAGCCG ATCTGCTGAATCACGAGCACTGGAGCGGTCTTTTCAGTTGATTCCCATGCCGCTCCTTTCGTGCTTGCCTTGA